One Vigna unguiculata cultivar IT97K-499-35 chromosome 7, ASM411807v1, whole genome shotgun sequence genomic region harbors:
- the LOC114191665 gene encoding uncharacterized protein LOC114191665 encodes MVSHIGKARAAVEELKSFFVADSLDNINKKLDKFYMVLILRSLHSTFDHVCDQVLAGDQIPSMDNLVTRLLRVPTLVKDESSTDVFETSAMVAPRGRRGGRSNRGGRGGRSGRPQCSYCNRMGHTQDKCYSLHGFPDKAAHVSKSDHSESRFSDEEYQEFLRYKSEKSNNPGPSSSMSTACISQSVEGLSPWILDSGASDHVSGTWYGSSDWRRT; translated from the exons ATGGTTTCTCATATAGGAAAGGCTAGGGCTGCAGTAGAAGAATTGAAGAGTTTTTTTGTGGCTGATTCATTAGACAATATCAACAAAAAACTTGATAAGTTTTACATGGTCTTAATTTTGAGGAGCCTGCACTCGACTTTTGATCATGTGTGTGATCAAGTTTTAGCTGGTGATCAAATTCCTTCAATGGACAACTTAGTTACTAGACTTCTTCGTGTACCTACATTGGTCAAAGATGAAAGTTCAACTGATGTTTTTGAGACATCAGCAATGGTAGCACCACGAGGAAGAAGAGGAGGTCGGAGCAACCGTGGAGGACGTGGTGGTCGAAGTGGGCGTCCTCAATGCTCATATTGTAATAGAATGGGCCATACCCAAGACAAGTGTTATTCCTTACATGGTTTTCCTGATAAAGCTGCTCATGTGTCCAAGTCTGATCATTCAGAATCTAGATTTTCTGATGAAGAGTACCAAGAATTTTTGAGGTACAAATCTGAGAAATCCAACAATCCTGGCCCATCCTCTTCAATGTCAACTGCATGCATTTCTCAATCTGTGGAAGGTCTTAGTCCATGGATTCTTGATTCAGGTGCCTCCGATCATGTCTCTG GAACATGGTACGGGTCGTCTGATTGGAGAAGGACATGA